TCTCTTCCTCCCGTTGAATGATACCAAGTAGGTAGATTATCTTTATATCTTTGGAATTTCATTAGTTGATCATACTCTggatatttatttatattggGCCATGTTTTCAAAGTTGGACTACCAAGTACTTCTAAAATACGTTGGATTTGATTTGCTTGGAAAGGAACACTCTTCTTAGAATCCATCTTAGCCTCTTCTCCTTTGAAAATTGGTTGGAGACCAATCAGTTCAGCAAAGATACATCCCACAGCCCAAAGATCGATTGCTGGAGTATAATGACGAGCACCTAATAGTAATTCAGGAGCCCTATACCATATGGTGACGACAACTTTATCACCTGTATAAAGAGTCTGTACCATGTTAAAAAACTTTCTCGCTAAACCCAAATCACCAATTTTAACGCACCCATCTACTGTTACCATAATATTTGCTGGTTTTAAATCTCTATGCAATACCcaattttgatgaagatatgaAACACCATCCAGAATTTGCCACATTATTGATCTTATCATTCTTGGTGGTATCATTCTCTTTTCAGGATGTGAAtggaaatgaataatttgaagaagatcgTACTCAGCATATTCATAAACCATATATATGCTTTTCCTTTCTAGGAAAATTTCAACCAGTTTCGTTAGatgtttattattcaattctcTACATAATGACATCTCTCGGCATGCACTCTGAGAAATTCCCGTGTAATGTAATTGTTCTAGTCCCTCCTTCTCAGTCTTAAACTTTTTTAATAGCATAATAATTTGGGACAAACTTTTTTTTACCATAGATTTGGGCGGCCCCATTCCGGTATTGATTTGCATAGGTGCAGTGGTAGATATATCGTTACTACTGTTGGGACCATTTGAAGtagaaaaatcaattgaatcactgttactactactattgttattagTATTAGCATTATTGTAAGTAAACATGGAAGCTTGTTTAGTTGAAGCTGTTCGTATCCTTTCAGTTTTAGGATCAAAATTTGTAACATTAGTAGAATTTGTTTGAGATATTGGTACctcatcaatatttttcatgGGTGAATTATTACTAGAGTCCAAACTTGAACTTACGTTAGAACAATTAGAATCAGAGGAAGCTTGTTGTACCTTTCTTTTAGCTTTGTAAACTTTCCCATAAGTACCTGCAGCAATATAGCCAATAATTTCATACTTTTCAATGACTGATATCCTACAACTGTCTTTTCTTGCCTTATATGGCCCAATGGAAAATACATCATTATTTGCCATTAACATGGGTTGTTTCCCATGCATTGCTCCTGTAGATATGGTAGCGTTTGATAAAGGGTGTTTCTTATTTGTTACCTGATGTTGttgaatttggaattgAGGTTGTGGATAAAGGTTTCGGCCTTGACTTTGCCAAAGGTCTCTACCAGTCGGGTATTGCTGCGATGGTTGTTGCATGAGttgttgattttgttgTGCAGCTTGATtttgttgctgttgatTTTCAGTAGATCGTAAATTTGATTGTTGATAAGGGTTGTTACCATTATACATTGTATCAATTTCTCTAgattttcaatcaattacTTAAATTTTTACTCTGTTTCTCTCTGACCAAAGGtattctattttattttccacGATAAATATCGTATGGGTAATTTATATTCGGTTTGCTGATAATTATTTTGCTAAAAATGAAACGTTAGcagtatatattttatttcgAAGTGCCTGAGCTTTGTGGAGGGAAGTTTGTAATCTTGACTACATAAAATCGATCAAGTCTACATATTGAAAGAGTTGGGAATATTCGGACTGTTAAGGGCATCCCCAGGGTTTATTGTTGGCTAAATAAGGGCGTTGTTTGTAAGTATTAAACACTTTTAATGGAAACTGCTGGCCATTATAGGGTTTCAATTTTTGACTTTTTGAAACAAGAGAGTTTTGAAACTACCAAGTAGTATATAGCGGATAATTACAAAAGTTTGCAAGGGTTAAGAATACACAATAGCAGTTCCATACTGAAAACATTACAGTCAATTAGGTGTAACAAACGTTCAGTAGTGAGTCCTTTCATATATGTTGCTGACTAGTGTCATGACATATGCttcttattcttcttttaaacCTAGATATTGGCTAGTTCCCTATCTGTCTATTTgtctatttcttttatttaaaagatatatgGATCAATCTTCTGCCATTGAG
The Naumovozyma dairenensis CBS 421 chromosome 5, complete genome DNA segment above includes these coding regions:
- the SSN3 gene encoding cyclin-dependent serine/threonine protein kinase SSN3 (similar to Saccharomyces cerevisiae SSN3 (YPL042C); ancestral locus Anc_8.490); this encodes MYNGNNPYQQSNLRSTENQQQQNQAAQQNQQLMQQPSQQYPTGRDLWQSQGRNLYPQPQFQIQQHQVTNKKHPLSNATISTGAMHGKQPMLMANNDVFSIGPYKARKDSCRISVIEKYEIIGYIAAGTYGKVYKAKRKVQQASSDSNCSNVSSSLDSSNNSPMKNIDEVPISQTNSTNVTNFDPKTERIRTASTKQASMFTYNNANTNNNSSSNSDSIDFSTSNGPNSSNDISTTAPMQINTGMGPPKSMVKKSLSQIIMLLKKFKTEKEGLEQLHYTGISQSACREMSLCRELNNKHLTKLVEIFLERKSIYMVYEYAEYDLLQIIHFHSHPEKRMIPPRMIRSIMWQILDGVSYLHQNWVLHRDLKPANIMVTVDGCVKIGDLGLARKFFNMVQTLYTGDKVVVTIWYRAPELLLGARHYTPAIDLWAVGCIFAELIGLQPIFKGEEAKMDSKKSVPFQANQIQRILEVLGSPTLKTWPNINKYPEYDQLMKFQRYKDNLPTWYHSTGGRDKSALDLLYQLLRYDPISRIDAVDALDHHYFTNGEAPVSENVFEGLSYKYPARRIHTNDNDIMNLGIHRNKNLLQQPQSNTNSKSTSTTLGGLGVNRKILAAAAAAAAAVSGLNSKLNEPSKKKRR